A portion of the Planctomycetia bacterium genome contains these proteins:
- a CDS encoding EAL domain-containing protein, whose protein sequence is MSDLGANSNAVCWYLSGQIEESGTVRQIPISCSPFLVGRRTGLALSLPCQSVSKVHADLRLIGDSLRVRDLASTNGTFVNGIRITDDSNVQAGDLLQFGNVIFQVIGAESNIAPDTHTIQTDSSESALAMVQFDKLMSSRAVVPFFQPIIAFDTMEPMACEVLGRSRLFGVKTPNAMFQAAARLHQEAQLSRLLRVVGAQSGATLPGAPNLFLNTHPSELQSPGLVEALRELREELPELRMTLEIHEAAVTEIGVIRALRNTLRDLDIGLAYDDFGAGQSRLLELAEAAPDYLKFDMKFIRGIKLAPAERQKLLATLVRAATDLNSIPLAEGVETEGEAVTCQQLGFKLGQGYHFGRPAAARDYAARYAPPLVPLGT, encoded by the coding sequence ATGAGTGACCTTGGGGCAAATTCCAACGCCGTGTGCTGGTATCTCTCCGGTCAAATCGAAGAGTCCGGGACGGTGCGCCAGATCCCGATTTCCTGTTCGCCGTTCCTGGTAGGACGTCGCACAGGCCTGGCGCTTTCGTTGCCGTGCCAAAGCGTGTCGAAAGTTCACGCCGATCTGCGATTGATCGGCGACAGCCTGCGCGTGCGCGATTTGGCCAGCACCAATGGCACCTTCGTCAACGGGATTCGCATCACGGACGATTCGAACGTACAGGCCGGCGACTTGCTGCAATTCGGCAACGTGATCTTTCAGGTGATTGGCGCCGAGAGCAACATCGCGCCGGACACGCACACGATCCAGACCGACTCGTCCGAGTCCGCGCTGGCGATGGTGCAGTTCGACAAGCTGATGAGTTCCCGAGCCGTGGTGCCGTTTTTCCAGCCGATCATCGCCTTCGACACGATGGAGCCGATGGCCTGCGAAGTGCTCGGCCGCAGCCGGCTGTTCGGCGTCAAAACGCCCAACGCCATGTTCCAGGCCGCGGCGCGGTTGCATCAAGAGGCGCAGCTCAGCCGTTTGCTGCGCGTCGTCGGTGCGCAGTCCGGCGCGACGCTTCCTGGAGCGCCCAACTTGTTCTTGAACACGCATCCCAGCGAACTGCAATCGCCTGGCTTGGTCGAAGCGCTGCGCGAGTTGCGCGAGGAGCTTCCTGAGTTGCGGATGACGTTGGAGATTCACGAAGCGGCGGTGACCGAGATCGGCGTGATTCGCGCGCTCCGCAACACGCTGCGCGACCTTGATATCGGTCTGGCCTACGACGACTTCGGCGCCGGACAATCGCGGTTGTTGGAACTGGCCGAGGCGGCGCCCGACTACCTCAAATTCGACATGAAGTTCATCCGCGGCATCAAACTCGCTCCGGCAGAGCGCCAGAAGTTATTGGCGACGCTGGTCCGGGCGGCCACGGATCTGAATTCGATCCCCTTGGCCGAGGGCGTCGAAACCGAAGGCGAAGCGGTAACCTGCCAGCAGCTTGGCTTCAAGCTGGGGCAAGGCTATCATTTCGGACGGCCCGCCGCGGCGCGGGATTACGCTGCTCGATACGCACCGCCGTTGGTTCCCCTGGGGACGTGA
- a CDS encoding response regulator — protein sequence MHHFGMSNASILLIDDEPETLTDLAEILSRNGFACRCAKDAGTAREMALQSAPDLIISDINLGGQNGLELCASLKDAHMSLIDVPVIFLSAAQIPHIIRRAREAGGTFYLRKPVDPDVLIELVDKALWMPHLLGHQVVRPRALGALND from the coding sequence ATGCACCACTTCGGAATGAGCAACGCCAGCATCCTGCTGATTGACGACGAGCCGGAGACGTTGACCGACTTGGCCGAAATCCTGAGCCGCAACGGATTCGCCTGCCGCTGCGCGAAAGACGCGGGAACGGCCCGCGAGATGGCGCTGCAATCGGCCCCGGACCTGATCATCTCGGACATCAACCTCGGCGGCCAGAACGGACTGGAACTCTGCGCGAGCCTCAAAGACGCGCACATGTCGCTGATCGACGTGCCGGTGATCTTCCTCTCCGCGGCGCAGATTCCGCACATCATTCGCCGCGCCCGCGAAGCTGGCGGCACGTTCTACCTCCGCAAGCCGGTCGATCCGGACGTGCTTATCGAGCTGGTCGACAAAGCCCTCTGGATGCCCCACCTCCTCGGCCACCAGGTCGTACGCCCGAGGGCAT
- a CDS encoding protein phosphatase 2C domain-containing protein, which translates to MAVATPHTPSLFLDCNMESGELCALWEGSAAVFSRRSPDKQTANEDAAALIPFDGQSGILVVADGLGGSRAGEQASSLALSSLQDAMAEAAANGADLRSAILNGIETANRKIVELGIGAGTTLALVEIQGRTARPYHVGDSMILVVGQRGRIKWQTVSHSPVGYAVESGFLDAAEAMHHDERHIVSNMLGMADMRIEIGSTIELADRDTLLLSSDGLFDNLHVDEIVERVRKGPLDHVARDLATTCRERMQTPRDGQPSKPDDLTFIAYRLGGAGRS; encoded by the coding sequence ATGGCTGTAGCGACTCCCCACACCCCGAGCCTGTTTCTCGACTGCAATATGGAGTCGGGGGAACTGTGCGCATTGTGGGAAGGTTCGGCGGCCGTATTTTCGCGCCGCTCGCCGGACAAGCAGACGGCCAATGAAGACGCCGCGGCGCTGATTCCCTTCGACGGCCAATCGGGCATCCTGGTGGTAGCGGACGGTTTGGGCGGCTCCCGGGCGGGCGAACAGGCCTCGAGCCTGGCCCTCTCCTCACTTCAGGACGCCATGGCCGAAGCCGCCGCCAACGGCGCCGATCTGCGAAGCGCCATTTTGAATGGCATCGAGACGGCCAACCGAAAAATCGTGGAGTTGGGCATCGGCGCCGGCACGACGTTGGCCCTGGTCGAAATTCAGGGTCGCACGGCCCGGCCGTACCACGTGGGCGACTCCATGATCCTGGTCGTTGGCCAGCGCGGCCGGATCAAATGGCAGACGGTGTCGCACTCCCCGGTCGGCTATGCGGTGGAGTCGGGTTTCCTCGACGCCGCCGAAGCCATGCATCACGACGAGCGGCACATCGTCTCGAACATGCTCGGCATGGCCGACATGCGGATCGAGATCGGCTCCACGATTGAACTGGCCGACCGCGACACGCTGCTGCTTTCCAGCGACGGCTTGTTCGACAACTTGCACGTTGATGAAATCGTCGAACGGGTCAGGAAAGGCCCGCTGGATCACGTCGCCCGCGACCTGGCCACGACCTGCCGCGAACGCATGCAAACGCCCCGCGACGGCCAGCCGTCGAAGCCCGACGACTTGACGTTCATCGCGTATCGCCTCGGCGGTGCCGGTCGCAGCTAG
- a CDS encoding ASCH domain-containing protein, whose translation MLLFKKRFLDAIRAGGKTQTIRLWPYRRMRAGQRSYIPGAGYIEVLSVEPVDIAELTDDDAAPDGFDSAESLRAELAHLYSNASGEDQQAYRVRFRLLTEPEQLVARSERKTRRR comes from the coding sequence GTGCTGCTCTTCAAAAAGCGATTCCTCGACGCGATTCGCGCGGGCGGAAAGACACAGACCATTCGCCTTTGGCCGTATCGCCGCATGCGCGCCGGGCAGCGGAGCTATATCCCGGGCGCAGGTTACATCGAGGTGCTCAGCGTCGAGCCTGTCGACATCGCCGAGCTCACGGACGACGATGCCGCCCCTGACGGGTTCGATAGCGCCGAGTCGCTCCGCGCGGAGTTGGCGCACCTTTACAGCAACGCATCCGGAGAAGATCAACAAGCCTACCGTGTACGGTTCCGATTGCTCACTGAACCCGAGCAACTTGTGGCGCGGAGTGAGCGGAAAACACGCCGCAGGTAA